From a region of the Schistocerca nitens isolate TAMUIC-IGC-003100 chromosome 8, iqSchNite1.1, whole genome shotgun sequence genome:
- the LOC126199402 gene encoding uncharacterized protein LOC126199402: MASVVVHDSININVFPKRRVLFQFTLGIGIPLNIPNRRASMGYALQAQFLVPVNASQLEPLLAARGGRRGARALYRRLEEAAGDARCLLRAVCHAAAEPLHAAGLLEELLTLLLT, translated from the exons ATGGCTTCTGTGGTGGTCCACG ATTCCATTAATATAAACGTGTTTCCGAAGCGTCGTGTGCTGTTTCAGTTCACCTTGGGGATAGGCATCCCGCTGAACATCCCGAACCGGCGCGCGTCCATGGGCTACGCGCTGCAGGCGCAGTTCTTGGTGCCGGTGAACGCGTCGCAGCTGGAGCCGCTGCTGGCGGCGAGGGGCGGGCGGCGCGGCGCGCGCGCGCTCTACCGGCGGCTGGAGGAAGCTGCGGGCGACGCGCGCTGCCTGCTGCGGGCCGTGTGCCACGCTGCCGCGGAGCCTCTGCACGCCGCAGGCCTGCTCGAGGAACTCCTCACCCTGCTGCTCACGTAa